Proteins co-encoded in one Candidatus Nitrosacidococcus tergens genomic window:
- the atpA gene encoding F0F1 ATP synthase subunit alpha — protein MQLQLNAAEISELIKKRIEGFEAKTEARTEGTVISLTDGIARIHGLTDVMFGEMVEFPGNTYGLAMNLERDSVGAVVLGAYQHISEGDRVKCTGRILEVPVGENLLGRVVNSLGVPIDGKGTIEERITLPIEKVAPGIIARQSVSQAMQTGLKSIDSMVPIGRGQRELIIGDRQTGKTAVAIDAIINQKGTGVKCIYVAIGQKASSVASVVRKLEEHGALAHTIVVSASASDSAALQFIAPYAGCTMGEYFRDRGEDALIIYDDLTKQAWAYRQISLLLRRPPGREAFPGDVFYLHSRLLERAARVNAEHIEQVTKGEVKGKTGSLTALPIIETQAGDVSAFIPTNVISITDGQIFLETDLFNSGIRPAINAGLSVSRVGGAAQTKIIKKLGGGIRLNLAQYRELAAFAQFASDLDETTRSQLERGQRVTELMKQLQYSPMSVGQMAVSLYAANEGFLDDVELDKIQDFEAALQDYMKSNYGDFINKITETGDYNDEISAEIKSVIEKFKATSTW, from the coding sequence ATGCAACTGCAACTAAACGCTGCAGAGATTAGCGAGCTTATAAAAAAGCGTATTGAAGGATTTGAGGCAAAAACGGAAGCTCGCACAGAGGGGACGGTTATTAGCCTAACAGATGGTATCGCACGTATTCACGGTCTCACTGATGTAATGTTCGGTGAGATGGTTGAGTTTCCCGGTAATACATATGGTTTAGCTATGAATCTAGAAAGAGATTCAGTAGGTGCTGTAGTATTAGGTGCGTATCAACATATTTCTGAAGGAGATAGAGTAAAGTGTACTGGACGAATTTTAGAAGTTCCAGTAGGTGAAAATCTTTTAGGCAGAGTTGTTAACTCGCTAGGAGTTCCTATTGATGGAAAAGGGACTATTGAAGAAAGAATCACTTTACCTATTGAAAAGGTAGCACCTGGTATCATTGCTCGCCAATCAGTTTCTCAAGCCATGCAAACCGGTCTAAAATCCATTGACTCCATGGTACCTATCGGTCGAGGACAGCGAGAGCTCATTATTGGGGATCGACAAACAGGTAAAACTGCAGTTGCGATTGATGCAATTATCAATCAAAAAGGTACTGGTGTTAAGTGTATTTATGTAGCCATTGGGCAGAAGGCCTCTTCAGTTGCTAGTGTTGTTCGTAAACTTGAAGAGCATGGTGCCCTTGCTCATACTATTGTGGTTTCAGCTAGTGCTTCAGATTCTGCTGCACTACAATTTATCGCACCTTATGCAGGATGCACTATGGGTGAGTACTTTCGAGATAGGGGAGAGGATGCTTTAATTATTTACGATGATCTTACTAAGCAGGCATGGGCTTACCGCCAAATTTCTTTACTGCTTAGGCGTCCGCCAGGTCGTGAAGCATTCCCAGGAGATGTGTTTTACCTTCACTCTCGCTTATTAGAACGTGCTGCACGTGTTAATGCAGAACATATTGAGCAAGTTACAAAAGGAGAAGTAAAAGGTAAAACAGGATCTCTAACTGCATTACCTATTATTGAAACACAAGCAGGCGATGTATCTGCCTTTATTCCAACAAACGTAATCTCTATCACTGATGGTCAAATTTTTTTAGAGACAGATTTATTCAATTCAGGTATTCGACCTGCAATTAATGCAGGTCTCTCAGTATCTCGGGTAGGTGGAGCTGCACAAACAAAAATTATTAAAAAATTAGGCGGAGGTATTCGTTTAAATCTTGCTCAGTATCGTGAGTTAGCAGCTTTTGCACAGTTTGCATCTGATCTTGATGAAACCACAAGAAGTCAGTTAGAGCGTGGGCAAAGAGTAACAGAATTAATGAAGCAATTGCAGTATTCTCCTATGAGTGTAGGTCAGATGGCAGTTTCTTTATATGCAGCTAACGAAGGGTTTTTAGATGATGTTGAATTAGATAAAATTCAAGATTTTGAAGCAGCATTACAAGATTATATGAAGTCTAACTATGGAGATTTTATAAATAAAATCACTGAAACAGGTGATTATAATGATGAAATTTCAGCGGAAATAAAATCTGTTATTGAGAAATTTAAAGCGACAAGTACTTGGTAG
- a CDS encoding ATP synthase subunit I, whose product MGYGEEVLYVALRKLLVAQLSLLVLVVSLFLVIKGISYSLAAGYGGVIALINSIIMAWRVEKMSKKTRSENFSYQGSGSSFLSTLILMGVGMGLLKLDPLSLLFGFGITYLGYIYLGYQLNRHITK is encoded by the coding sequence ATGGGCTATGGAGAAGAAGTGCTCTATGTAGCACTACGAAAGTTGTTAGTAGCTCAGCTATCCCTACTAGTATTAGTAGTATCACTATTTCTAGTAATTAAGGGAATCAGTTATTCATTAGCTGCTGGGTATGGTGGGGTAATTGCCTTAATAAATTCCATAATAATGGCTTGGCGAGTAGAAAAGATGAGTAAGAAGACTAGATCAGAAAATTTTTCTTACCAAGGAAGTGGATCTAGTTTCTTAAGTACGCTTATTTTAATGGGAGTAGGTATGGGATTGTTAAAATTAGATCCATTATCGCTTCTCTTTGGATTTGGTATCACCTACTTAGGATACATTTATTTGGGTTATCAGCTTAATCGTCATATAACTAAATGA
- a CDS encoding F0F1 ATP synthase subunit delta: MAEKITIARPYANALFELAKDQSSYNEWSGMLKVFADLVKDSKTRALIGSPFYNTAQIIDLFTEIKDYPIDSTVKNLIKILAESGRLSVLPEISSLFDQMKDEMEGVLGAEVVLAKPLSDSNKDQLDNIAAALERRLGRKITLSYKVDESLLGGAVIRAGDMVIDGSAIGRLNQLAAELLH, translated from the coding sequence ATGGCTGAAAAAATAACTATTGCTCGACCGTATGCTAATGCTCTATTCGAGCTAGCAAAGGATCAGAGCAGCTATAATGAATGGTCAGGAATGTTAAAAGTGTTTGCGGATCTTGTAAAGGATTCTAAGACACGAGCTTTAATAGGCAGTCCGTTTTATAATACTGCACAAATTATAGATCTTTTTACTGAAATAAAAGATTACCCCATTGATAGTACAGTTAAAAATTTAATTAAAATCTTAGCAGAGAGTGGTAGATTATCTGTACTTCCTGAAATTTCATCATTATTTGATCAAATGAAAGATGAAATGGAAGGAGTATTAGGAGCCGAAGTGGTTTTAGCTAAACCCCTATCAGATTCGAATAAAGATCAACTAGATAACATTGCAGCTGCTCTTGAACGTCGATTAGGGCGTAAAATTACTCTTTCCTATAAAGTTGATGAATCTCTATTGGGTGGTGCAGTTATTCGAGCTGGTGACATGGTTATTGATGGGTCAGCTATTGGTAGGCTTAACCAGTTAGCCGCAGAATTACTTCATTAA
- the atpG gene encoding F0F1 ATP synthase subunit gamma, with translation MPSGKEIRGKISSVKNTQKITGAMEMVAASKMRKAQDRMKSSRPYADKVSNVIHHLAQAHPEHKHPYLVNRDPNKGVGFIIISSDRGLCGGLNTNLFRPLLRSMQEWDKKSIPISMCTIGQKASVFFRRFGGKIIAQTTHIGDSPNIGDLIGSIKVMLDSYQKGNIDRLYLVFNRFVNTMTQQPVIEQLLPITTPKFDEKLDHRWDYLYEPEASRVLNQLLVRYIESLVYQGVVENVACEQAARMVAMKAASDNAGNLIDDLQLAYNKARQAMITQELSEIVGGAAAL, from the coding sequence ATGCCTAGCGGTAAAGAGATACGTGGTAAGATTTCTAGCGTTAAGAATACACAAAAAATCACTGGTGCAATGGAAATGGTAGCAGCTAGTAAGATGCGCAAGGCTCAAGATCGTATGAAATCATCACGACCTTATGCGGATAAAGTATCTAATGTTATTCATCATTTAGCGCAAGCTCATCCAGAGCACAAGCATCCTTATTTAGTAAACCGAGACCCTAATAAGGGGGTTGGATTTATTATTATCTCCAGCGATCGGGGCTTATGCGGTGGTCTAAATACTAACTTATTTAGACCATTATTACGATCAATGCAGGAATGGGATAAAAAAAGTATACCAATTAGTATGTGTACAATTGGTCAAAAAGCAAGTGTTTTTTTTCGTAGGTTCGGTGGAAAAATTATTGCACAAACAACTCATATTGGAGATAGTCCTAACATTGGGGATTTAATTGGTTCTATTAAAGTAATGCTAGATAGCTATCAAAAGGGGAATATAGATCGCTTATATTTAGTATTTAATAGATTTGTTAATACGATGACACAACAGCCAGTTATAGAGCAATTATTGCCTATTACTACACCTAAGTTTGATGAAAAATTAGATCATCGCTGGGATTATCTTTATGAGCCTGAAGCAAGTCGAGTACTCAACCAATTATTAGTACGATATATAGAGTCTTTAGTTTACCAGGGAGTTGTTGAAAATGTTGCTTGTGAGCAAGCGGCTAGAATGGTTGCTATGAAAGCGGCATCAGATAATGCAGGTAATCTTATTGATGATTTACAGCTTGCTTATAATAAAGCAAGACAAGCAATGATTACACAAGAACTCTCGGAAATTGTGGGTGGCGCTGCTGCTCTTTAG
- a CDS encoding F0F1 ATP synthase subunit B, with the protein MNVTATLIGQMVAFGILIWFVNHFLWDPLTNLMEERKKRIADGLAAAEQGKHAQERARKESEEMLNQAKESAAEIIALAQKRAQEIIEQAKEAAQIEGDRIKASADASIQQEVSRARENLRGKVVSLATAGASRILKREIDEKANESLLKELISEI; encoded by the coding sequence ATGAATGTTACTGCTACCCTTATTGGGCAAATGGTAGCCTTTGGGATTCTTATTTGGTTTGTTAATCATTTTCTTTGGGATCCTTTAACCAATTTAATGGAGGAAAGGAAAAAAAGGATTGCTGATGGTTTAGCTGCTGCTGAGCAAGGTAAACATGCTCAAGAACGGGCAAGAAAAGAATCAGAAGAGATGTTAAACCAAGCGAAGGAAAGTGCGGCAGAAATAATAGCTCTAGCACAAAAACGAGCTCAAGAAATAATTGAGCAAGCTAAAGAAGCTGCTCAAATTGAAGGGGATAGGATTAAGGCATCCGCTGATGCCAGTATCCAACAAGAAGTAAGTCGTGCTCGTGAAAATCTGCGTGGAAAAGTAGTATCACTTGCTACTGCTGGAGCTAGCAGAATTCTTAAGCGAGAAATTGATGAGAAAGCAAATGAGTCCTTATTAAAAGAGTTGATAAGTGAAATCTAA
- the atpE gene encoding F0F1 ATP synthase subunit C produces MNPELLVSIYSSTAIGVGIILAAAGLGSAVGWGLICSKYIEGIARQPEMRPQLMGQMLFTGGLMEAFPMIILGMSMWFIFANPFINAIKTAAGG; encoded by the coding sequence ATGAATCCAGAGTTACTTGTTTCTATTTATTCATCTACTGCTATTGGCGTAGGTATTATTTTGGCTGCTGCAGGTTTAGGATCAGCAGTTGGGTGGGGATTAATCTGTTCTAAGTATATTGAAGGGATAGCACGCCAACCAGAGATGCGCCCCCAGCTTATGGGTCAAATGTTATTTACTGGGGGTTTAATGGAAGCATTCCCAATGATTATCCTTGGTATGTCTATGTGGTTTATTTTTGCTAACCCGTTTATTAATGCTATTAAGACTGCAGCAGGTGGGTAG
- a CDS encoding ParB/RepB/Spo0J family partition protein, translating to MGLKKKGLGRGLDSLLGTINTPIHIGESKPKEELRSLSLEQIQCGKYQPRVEISSEALAELADSIRAQGVIQPIIVRSEQNGIFELIAGERRWRAAQIVGLREIPALVKNVSDQAAAAIALIENIQREDLNAIEQATAYQKLINEFNMTHQEIAQAVGCSRASISNLLRLLTLNGEIKSHVEKGDLEMGHARALLSLDDAIQRKIASKIIQERLSVRDTENLVRRMQQESIPKFKQNLLSDPDIRKLEEELAERLGTIVQLQHLSGGKGRILIRYHSMDELDGILTHIK from the coding sequence ATGGGTTTAAAAAAAAAAGGTTTAGGTCGTGGATTAGATTCTCTACTAGGCACAATTAATACACCCATCCATATTGGAGAATCTAAACCTAAAGAGGAATTGAGATCTCTATCATTAGAACAGATTCAATGCGGGAAATATCAACCACGGGTTGAGATCTCTTCTGAAGCTCTAGCAGAGTTAGCAGACTCCATTCGTGCTCAGGGTGTTATCCAACCTATTATTGTACGCTCTGAGCAAAATGGTATTTTTGAGCTCATTGCAGGTGAGCGACGGTGGAGAGCTGCTCAGATTGTAGGTCTTAGGGAGATACCTGCTTTAGTTAAAAATGTATCTGATCAAGCCGCTGCTGCAATAGCATTAATTGAGAATATTCAAAGAGAAGATCTTAATGCTATTGAGCAAGCAACTGCTTATCAAAAGTTAATAAACGAATTCAATATGACTCATCAAGAAATTGCACAAGCAGTAGGTTGTTCTCGTGCATCAATTTCTAATTTACTACGCCTTCTTACTCTGAATGGAGAAATCAAATCTCATGTAGAAAAAGGAGATTTAGAGATGGGGCATGCAAGGGCACTACTTTCGTTAGATGATGCTATACAACGTAAAATTGCTAGTAAAATTATTCAAGAAAGGTTATCGGTACGGGATACAGAAAATTTAGTACGACGTATGCAGCAGGAATCTATACCTAAATTTAAGCAAAATTTGTTGAGTGATCCAGATATTCGTAAACTAGAGGAAGAGCTAGCAGAACGCTTAGGTACTATAGTTCAGCTCCAACACCTGTCAGGAGGGAAAGGTAGGATCTTAATTCGCTATCATAGTATGGATGAGCTTGACGGGATTCTTACTCACATAAAGTAA
- a CDS encoding ParA family protein: protein MGRIIAITNQKGGVGKTTTSVNLAASLAASKRRVLLIDMDPQGNATTGSGIDKSSLIATTYQVLLENSVIENAIINIDKAGYAVLPANSDLTAAEVELLSVTNRENRLRLALQIINHDYDEILIDCPPALNMLTINSLAAAGEVIIPVQCEYYALEGLSALLGTIEGIKQHLNPKLQIAGLLRTMFDPRNNLANEVSNQLITHFGKQVYNTIIPRNVRLAEAPSYGQPIIMHDRTSRGSVAYLILAKEVLMQESKDKLI, encoded by the coding sequence ATGGGGCGTATCATAGCAATCACTAATCAGAAGGGAGGGGTTGGAAAGACAACTACAAGTGTTAATTTAGCTGCCTCCCTTGCTGCATCTAAAAGGCGCGTCCTTCTTATAGATATGGATCCTCAAGGAAATGCGACTACTGGAAGTGGAATAGATAAATCCTCCTTAATTGCAACCACCTATCAAGTATTACTTGAGAACAGTGTCATTGAAAATGCAATAATAAACATTGATAAAGCTGGTTATGCTGTATTACCTGCAAATAGTGATTTAACTGCAGCTGAGGTTGAATTACTTTCAGTTACAAATAGAGAGAATAGACTACGGCTAGCGCTTCAAATCATTAATCATGACTATGATGAAATCCTTATAGATTGCCCACCTGCACTCAATATGCTTACTATTAATTCATTAGCCGCTGCCGGTGAAGTAATCATCCCTGTTCAGTGCGAATATTATGCTTTAGAAGGGTTATCTGCCCTATTAGGCACGATTGAAGGAATCAAGCAACACCTTAATCCCAAATTACAAATTGCAGGGTTATTACGTACAATGTTTGATCCAAGAAATAACCTTGCTAATGAAGTATCTAATCAACTTATAACTCACTTTGGAAAGCAAGTATACAATACAATTATTCCACGTAATGTTCGTTTAGCTGAAGCACCTAGCTATGGACAACCAATTATTATGCATGATCGCACCTCTCGTGGAAGTGTTGCTTATTTAATATTGGCAAAGGAAGTGCTGATGCAAGAATCAAAAGATAAATTAATCTAA
- the atpB gene encoding F0F1 ATP synthase subunit A has product MSTENNSGAYISHHLVNFQVGQCDGFWCFKLDTIFISLFLAGLLIYAGYRIGKTLSFSKPSGIQNVLEMVVEFVDQQVKDIFPGKNRLIGPLALTIFIWVFLMNAMDLFPVDLFPKLFSFIGIHNLRIVPTAEIDTTFALALTVFALTIFYNIKIKGPIGYIKQFLFHPFGKYLIPINVIMTAIEEIAKPVSLGLRLFGNMFAGELIFLLMALLSLAGFGAAWLPQVILDTLWAIFHILIITIQAFIFMLLTIVYLGMAHTKEEH; this is encoded by the coding sequence TTGAGTACTGAAAATAATTCCGGTGCGTATATTAGCCACCATCTCGTTAATTTCCAAGTAGGTCAATGTGATGGGTTTTGGTGTTTTAAATTAGATACTATTTTTATCAGTTTATTCTTAGCTGGATTGCTTATTTATGCGGGATATCGTATAGGAAAGACTCTTAGTTTTTCAAAACCAAGCGGTATACAGAATGTGCTTGAAATGGTAGTTGAATTTGTAGATCAACAAGTCAAAGATATTTTTCCAGGGAAAAATCGCCTTATAGGTCCACTTGCACTTACCATTTTTATATGGGTCTTCCTAATGAATGCAATGGACTTATTTCCAGTAGATTTATTTCCAAAACTATTTAGTTTTATTGGTATTCATAATCTAAGGATAGTACCTACTGCAGAGATCGATACCACGTTTGCTTTAGCATTAACTGTGTTTGCGCTTACTATTTTTTACAATATAAAAATTAAAGGCCCTATAGGCTACATTAAGCAGTTTTTATTTCATCCCTTTGGTAAATATTTAATACCTATAAACGTCATTATGACTGCCATTGAAGAAATTGCTAAACCTGTATCTCTAGGGCTACGCTTATTCGGTAATATGTTTGCTGGAGAATTAATTTTTTTATTAATGGCTTTGCTATCTTTAGCAGGATTTGGGGCTGCTTGGCTACCTCAAGTTATCTTAGATACTCTTTGGGCTATTTTCCATATTTTGATTATAACAATTCAAGCATTTATTTTCATGCTGCTTACAATAGTGTATCTAGGGATGGCTCATACTAAAGAAGAGCATTAG